The Paenibacillus polymyxa M1 DNA segment CTGATATGCTGCCATTATGGGGCGGGTATGCCTACTGGCCGTGGATCTATTACGAAGAGGGACGTTTGGAGGGGAAGGACGAGCATCCTGCGACACCGGAATACATTTTCCGAGACAAGCATAATAACAAGATTCCGAAGAGCTACAATTTTGAGCCCCTATACGCCCCGGAAGACTATCCGTACGCTTGCTGCGAAATGGGTGGCGGCATGGTTCAGTTTTATAAATACCGGTTTGCATTTCCTTATCGTAGTGTTCCAGCGATGACAGTCATGAAGGTTGCAGAAGGCTGTAACCTGATCGGATACTATATGTATCATGGGGGCTCCAATCCTCGAGGTAAGGTTAACCCGTTCACAAACGATCTGGCTACACCTAAAATATCCTATGATTTTAATGCCATGATCGGAGAATTTGGTCAGATCAGGGAGTCATACCGAAGAACAAAGCTGCAGCATTATTTTCTTTCAACATTCCAAAAGCAATTCTCTCTGACGAAGACTATACTGCCAGAGGACACGTCCCGAATGGACCCTTATGATGTGGATACCTTACGATATGCGGTGCGCTCCAGTGCCGGGTCGGGCTACCTGTTTCTAAATAATTTCCAGGACCATGTTGAAAATCATGACCTGTACGATTTTAATGTAAGCATCGAGCTGGCTGAGGAAACGATTGTAATCCCTAGTCAAGGTGAACTAACGTTAGGACGTGATAGCTTCGCTATATTGCCATTTAACCTCAATTTGGATGGAATAAAGCTCAAATATGCAACAGCACAGCTGATAACAAGGATAGAAGAAGAAGAAATATATTATTTTTTCTTTGTACCGGACGGGATGAAAGGAACGTATGCATTGGAGTCAAAAGATATCATCAGTGCCACAATCGACAAAGGTTCGATAGAACAATTGGATGGGAATACGATCATTCAGATTGCTGAAGAGGAAGAGAGTCTTATCCGCCTGGTATTTGAAAGTGGCTTAAAAGTCGCCATCTACACGATGACTGATGAACAAAGCTTGGAGTTTTGGAAGGTTAACCTGCAAGGTCGGGACAGAGTTATCTTGACGAGTGCCAATTTACTTGTATCCGAAGATGAGATAAGACTGGAATCAACAGATCAGGAGATTGTAGCACTGAGTGTATTCCCGGATTTTGACGACTCAATCACATCTATATCTGGTGGAGAGTTGTTTGCAACAACAGAAAGTGAATTATTTACAATGTATCTGTTAAGGGTTCCTAAGAAAGAAATACAATTTAATCTGAAAAGGGTGAACCATGATAAATTCGTTCTTGATTTCGAAATAAATGCCTTCAATGGGATCAAAGAGGCTCTGTTGCGTATCGATTATACGGGAGACATTGGTTATGCATTTATTGACGGTGAACTGATTCACGATAATTTCTGTAACCACACAACCTGGGAAATAGGTTTGAAATCATTTGAACATCGGCTTATCGAGCGAGGGATGTACGTATACGTTGCTCCAATTCGAAAGGGCAAGGTTCTAAACAGCAATACGACCATGGCTGGCTGGAAAGAGACTGCGGAGGAACGAATCGCGGATATTGGCACGGTCAGCATCGTACCCGTGTATGAAATTAAAATCACCCTGTAAATCAGGGAGTGCAAGATCAGAAGCGCTCAGCGAATACTTTAGTACAAAGTATTAAAAATAAATAGCTCATGGTCGTTCAACCATGAGCCTTTTTATATTCTTATTGTCTTTTTAGAAGATACCCGCTTTTTTCGATGTTTCTTTGATCCCGTTGGCTCCCTCTACCACGGTGCGACCCCAATCGGTCAGATTGCCGTTAGGTCCTGTCACAAGATCAAGATAATTAAGGTTGGAGCTATTGCCATACCAGGACCAGGCTAACCAGCCTACGCTTTTAGATTGGCCGTATCTCATGATTTCTGTCTCGTCGACGTCTGCTCCCTGATGGTAACCGCCAAATTCACCAATAATCAAAGGGAGCCCTTGATACAGAACGTTATCAATATTGGTTCGAACCGTTTGAACATCTTTGCCAGCAAATTCATACATATGAATGGAGAAAACGGTATTTTTCAAAGAATCAGCTGCAAACACAGATTTACCAAAGTCATTGATAGACTGAGGGTATTGTCCCCATCCAGCACAATCGACGATGAGCGTATTTTTGATGCCTGCGTTTCTCAGCTTGGGAATCGCTTGCTTATACCCATCTGCCCAACCGCCTCCATTCCAAGAGCCATACCATTCGTTCGCAATGTTCACGATAACCCGATCTTCCTTGCCGATCAGAGCATCTTTTATACTAATCCAGTAATTCACTGCTGCATCCAAAGACGCATAGTCGTCTTTACCTGTAGCGTCATGAACTTCAAGTACAGCAATCATTTTATGGTTGGAGACGAGAGAGATAATATTTTTCACGGAATTAATGTCATCCTTGGTGTACTGGTTTCCGTTAGAAAGGACAATTCGGACTGTATTAGCACCTGTTTTAGCAATTGCTGGGATAGCAGTATAAAGATCGTTTTTGTACCAAGTGTGAGCATGATTGACGCCTCTCATAACGAACGGTTTGCCTGTAGAGTCATACAGATTGGTACCGCTTACATAAAATCCTGAAGCAGCTTGCGCCTTGGAGAAGAATCCCCCCAAACCAATCATGATAAGCAGACCAGCGAGTCCAGACAATAATGCTTTTCTTAACAATGCGTTCACTTCTATTCCTCCCTAAAATATATTATTCAACTTCCTGCTATATAGAGGTGGAGTAGGTATGTAAGTATGTAAATAGCAGTAAGCTAAACACAATGTAAAGCGCTTTCATTTTTGAAGAAGTTATTTTTCGTTATTCTATCATTTGTGAATTTGTTATTCAATTGATTTTTTAATTTATTTTTGTTTTTGGAGTATATCTGTATGGAATTCTTATTAAAGTGTGATTTTTAAAGGTTTTATGATGGATTTTCTCTCTATTATAATGTGTTTTCTTGATTTTTTACGTTGGTAATTTAGTTAAAAATATTAAAATAAAACCTAACTAATTTTTATGATTTCTTTGTTGAATATAAACCAACCTAACAATATGTTTGGTTAGCTATCAGGAGTCATCTGAGGAACCGACAGTATAGCCCATGTCAAGCTTCACCCCGGTATTAAATTGTTGTATGATATTCTCGTAATACTTTTACCAGAATAGATAGGGGCAGATGATGAGAAAACCAATCATAGCAGTCGATATGGACGATACGATCTGTCATCTCGTCAAACGGGCTATATACCATAACAATAGTGAATTTCCCACTCATCCGCTTCATTATGAAGACATGTTAGATTGGAACACCGATCATCTACGTCATCCCAAAAGCACACATGATGTATTTTATGGACGACCGGGTTTGTTTGAGGAACTTGAGCTATATGACGAGTATGTTGTAGAAGAAATGGAGAAGCTTTGCAATGCTTTTGATGTCATTATTGTGACAGCGGCAGAACCAAAAACCGTCGTGGAGAAATGGAATTGGCTTCAGAGGCATATGCCATTCATTCCGATGGAGAATTTTTTCCCATGTAAACGAAAGAATCTGATTAACTATGATCTCCTGATTGATGATGGTCCCCATAATCTAGTGCCTGCGCTGGAGGACGGGAAGAAGGTGCTTTGTATTCCTCATCCATGGAATTTGAGAGCAAGAGAGCAATATGCATTCCCGGTCATGGCATCTTGGCAAGGAGCAAAAGAACGAATCGACTCCATTTTGGGAGTTCTGAAATAA contains these protein-coding regions:
- a CDS encoding glycoside hydrolase family 5 protein; protein product: MNALLRKALLSGLAGLLIMIGLGGFFSKAQAASGFYVSGTNLYDSTGKPFVMRGVNHAHTWYKNDLYTAIPAIAKTGANTVRIVLSNGNQYTKDDINSVKNIISLVSNHKMIAVLEVHDATGKDDYASLDAAVNYWISIKDALIGKEDRVIVNIANEWYGSWNGGGWADGYKQAIPKLRNAGIKNTLIVDCAGWGQYPQSINDFGKSVFAADSLKNTVFSIHMYEFAGKDVQTVRTNIDNVLYQGLPLIIGEFGGYHQGADVDETEIMRYGQSKSVGWLAWSWYGNSSNLNYLDLVTGPNGNLTDWGRTVVEGANGIKETSKKAGIF
- a CDS encoding 5' nucleotidase, NT5C type; amino-acid sequence: MRKPIIAVDMDDTICHLVKRAIYHNNSEFPTHPLHYEDMLDWNTDHLRHPKSTHDVFYGRPGLFEELELYDEYVVEEMEKLCNAFDVIIVTAAEPKTVVEKWNWLQRHMPFIPMENFFPCKRKNLINYDLLIDDGPHNLVPALEDGKKVLCIPHPWNLRAREQYAFPVMASWQGAKERIDSILGVLK
- a CDS encoding beta-galactosidase — encoded protein: MRNYRITVQDDHKQIVKGHLKLGGTNPKGEQIGFTNYFMEKDGEPFFGICGEFHYTRYDERYWEDEIIKIKMGGVNIIATYIFWNLHEEVEGSFNWSGNKNLRHFIELCGKHQLYVIIRIGPFNHGEIRNGGIPDWLFGRPFEVRSNDEGYLFYTRKMYNEIGIQVKGLLYKEGGPIIGTQIENEHHHSSAQWGLTVGINDTWLNSGSDGNSPMLKLKEIALEAGIDTPIYTCTGWGGATTPVPDMLPLWGGYAYWPWIYYEEGRLEGKDEHPATPEYIFRDKHNNKIPKSYNFEPLYAPEDYPYACCEMGGGMVQFYKYRFAFPYRSVPAMTVMKVAEGCNLIGYYMYHGGSNPRGKVNPFTNDLATPKISYDFNAMIGEFGQIRESYRRTKLQHYFLSTFQKQFSLTKTILPEDTSRMDPYDVDTLRYAVRSSAGSGYLFLNNFQDHVENHDLYDFNVSIELAEETIVIPSQGELTLGRDSFAILPFNLNLDGIKLKYATAQLITRIEEEEIYYFFFVPDGMKGTYALESKDIISATIDKGSIEQLDGNTIIQIAEEEESLIRLVFESGLKVAIYTMTDEQSLEFWKVNLQGRDRVILTSANLLVSEDEIRLESTDQEIVALSVFPDFDDSITSISGGELFATTESELFTMYLLRVPKKEIQFNLKRVNHDKFVLDFEINAFNGIKEALLRIDYTGDIGYAFIDGELIHDNFCNHTTWEIGLKSFEHRLIERGMYVYVAPIRKGKVLNSNTTMAGWKETAEERIADIGTVSIVPVYEIKITL